A window of the Paenibacillus woosongensis genome harbors these coding sequences:
- a CDS encoding ADP-heptose synthase: MSRRFVIEAVMVAIYGELLAPGAPVEYIVPYTTVIELYEFQNSPEPLMHDPADDLHVKNKINELIAYLEEPLNRKKLERALNIPWAKSPSILFGENVSWTVVNALDNEQYGEFLDPIETEIVLTAQREGAPVLTDQLELIRRIIEAEVPVQVFDIQDFEFAMEDSIFTNNQP, encoded by the coding sequence ATGTCACGTCGATTTGTCATTGAAGCCGTGATGGTGGCCATTTATGGGGAGTTACTCGCGCCCGGCGCGCCAGTAGAATATATTGTACCTTACACCACCGTCATTGAGCTGTACGAATTTCAGAATAGTCCCGAACCTCTCATGCATGATCCAGCCGATGACTTGCATGTTAAGAATAAAATCAATGAGTTAATAGCTTATCTGGAAGAACCGCTCAACCGCAAAAAGCTTGAACGAGCCTTGAATATTCCCTGGGCCAAGAGCCCTTCCATCCTGTTCGGCGAGAACGTCTCATGGACGGTGGTCAACGCGCTTGATAACGAGCAATACGGGGAATTCCTCGATCCGATCGAGACCGAAATCGTGCTGACTGCACAGCGCGAAGGCGCCCCAGTCCTGACGGATCAGTTGGAACTGATCCGCCGCATCATCGAAGCGGAGGTTCCCGTTCAGGTATTCGATATCCAGGATTTCGAATTCGCCATGGAAGATAGCATTTTTACGAATAACCAGCCGTAA
- a CDS encoding phosphotransferase family protein, protein MPESEDLAQKAELSSNVLAWIREQSGGSWNIRRTRPLLGGVSSAVYEVELERSGENTSWVLRQYTDLTRFEAEPDLVAHESAALQAASEHGIVAPKWLASDSDGSSCDTPSVLMTRLPGEVVLMPADRADWLRGLAQALAQLHLQGTKTFPWTYFSYIDPTRFSIPEWTGQPEVWREIARVIQGPEPMYTPRFIHRDYHPGNVLWEHGRVSGIVDWVNACLGPSGIDIGHCRVNLAQLHGVDAADRFLEAYIECMQGRQEAEYDPYWDMATLASYVSYGLVVYRGWIDLGITHLHKDLLGARLDKYAESLLQRRSASHLD, encoded by the coding sequence ATGCCTGAATCAGAGGATCTGGCACAGAAAGCTGAGTTGTCTTCGAACGTCCTTGCCTGGATTAGGGAGCAAAGCGGGGGGAGCTGGAACATTCGCCGTACCCGCCCCTTGTTAGGAGGAGTTTCGTCTGCGGTCTACGAGGTGGAGTTGGAGAGAAGCGGGGAGAACACCAGCTGGGTACTTCGTCAATATACGGATCTGACTCGGTTTGAGGCAGAGCCAGATCTCGTCGCACATGAGTCGGCGGCGCTTCAAGCGGCGTCAGAGCACGGGATTGTGGCGCCGAAATGGCTCGCATCCGATTCCGATGGCAGCAGCTGTGATACGCCTTCCGTCCTGATGACGCGGTTGCCGGGCGAGGTCGTTCTTATGCCGGCAGACAGGGCAGATTGGCTTCGCGGGCTCGCCCAGGCGCTGGCCCAATTGCATCTTCAGGGAACGAAGACATTTCCTTGGACTTATTTTTCATATATCGATCCGACCCGCTTCAGCATTCCCGAATGGACGGGCCAACCTGAGGTTTGGCGGGAAATCGCCCGAGTCATCCAGGGTCCGGAGCCAATGTATACGCCCAGGTTCATTCATCGCGATTATCATCCCGGCAATGTGCTGTGGGAGCATGGGAGGGTGTCCGGCATCGTCGACTGGGTCAATGCCTGCCTGGGTCCTTCAGGAATCGACATTGGTCATTGCCGGGTGAATTTGGCACAGCTTCATGGGGTTGATGCAGCCGACCGCTTCCTGGAAGCCTACATAGAATGCATGCAGGGCAGGCAGGAAGCAGAATACGACCCTTACTGGGATATGGCAACCTTGGCGAGCTACGTTTCCTATGGTCTCGTGGTATACCGCGGGTGGATAGATCTTGGCATTACGCATTTGCACAAAGATTTGCTGGGTGCACGATTGGACAAATACGCGGAAAGTCTGCTGCAGCGGCGTTCGGCCAGCCATTTGGATTGA
- a CDS encoding ABC transporter ATP-binding protein, which produces MKHWKAYFTFVKPYTKWILLTLFIGVLKFGIPSMLPLVQKYVVDDILLNKSMGLQEQVSQLMIVLGATLFLFVIVRGPVEYARQYFAQMITAKILFDLRNRLYSHLQKLSLRYYQNTKVGEIISRFINDAEQTKNIVEVGMMNVWLDAFTLVFVLGFMFYLDPVLTLVSIAIFPLYAIAVKVLYKQLKKLTKDRSAALAGIQAYLHERIQGISVIRSFALERHDQAKLEGVNGNYLKKALAHSRWNAWTFAIINTMTDIAPLLVIGYGGYLVIQQNLTLGTFIAFFGYLDRLYSPLKRLINSSTVLTQASASWERVLELLEEPYDMVDQPDALPLKGGNHGIALRNVWFKYHERDPWVLRDISLRIHPGETVAFVGMSGGGKSSLVGLIPRFYDIQKGSLLVGGRDVKEWTMESLRSSIGMVLQDNFLFSGTVRENILFGKPGSSEEEVYEAARAANAHEFIMELPNGYDTEVGERGVKLSGGQKQRIAIARVFLKDPPILILDEATSALDLESEHLIQQSLQQLSRSRTTLIVAHRLSTITHADQIFVMKNGSIAERGTHEELMAKDGVYAQLYSIQNLNP; this is translated from the coding sequence TTGAAACATTGGAAAGCTTATTTTACTTTTGTTAAACCGTATACGAAATGGATTCTGCTCACCTTATTCATAGGCGTGCTGAAGTTCGGCATTCCGTCGATGCTGCCGCTGGTGCAGAAATATGTCGTTGACGATATTTTGCTGAATAAATCGATGGGGCTTCAGGAGCAGGTCTCCCAGTTGATGATCGTGCTTGGGGCAACGCTGTTTCTCTTTGTCATCGTGCGCGGGCCGGTGGAGTATGCCCGGCAGTATTTCGCGCAAATGATCACGGCAAAAATTCTCTTCGACCTTCGTAATAGGCTGTACAGCCATTTGCAAAAACTTTCGCTCCGTTATTATCAGAACACGAAGGTGGGCGAGATCATCTCCCGGTTCATCAACGATGCGGAGCAAACCAAAAATATCGTTGAAGTCGGCATGATGAATGTGTGGTTGGACGCCTTCACGCTCGTCTTTGTCCTTGGGTTCATGTTCTATCTGGATCCGGTGCTGACCCTTGTATCTATCGCGATTTTTCCGCTGTACGCGATCGCCGTCAAGGTGCTGTACAAGCAGCTCAAAAAACTGACCAAAGACCGCTCTGCAGCTCTCGCCGGCATTCAGGCGTATTTACATGAGCGGATCCAAGGGATTTCGGTCATTCGCAGCTTTGCTCTGGAAAGGCATGATCAGGCCAAACTGGAAGGCGTCAACGGGAATTATTTGAAAAAGGCGCTGGCCCATAGCCGCTGGAATGCCTGGACCTTCGCGATTATCAACACGATGACGGATATTGCTCCGCTGCTGGTCATCGGTTATGGCGGTTATCTGGTCATTCAGCAAAATTTGACGCTTGGTACATTTATCGCGTTTTTCGGCTATCTTGATCGTCTTTATTCGCCATTGAAACGGCTGATTAACTCCTCGACTGTGCTGACCCAGGCATCCGCATCCTGGGAACGGGTGCTGGAATTGCTCGAGGAGCCGTACGATATGGTTGATCAGCCGGATGCTCTCCCTCTCAAAGGGGGGAATCATGGCATAGCGCTCCGCAACGTCTGGTTCAAATATCATGAACGGGATCCTTGGGTGCTTAGGGATATATCCCTCCGGATTCATCCGGGAGAGACGGTAGCATTCGTTGGAATGAGCGGCGGAGGAAAATCGTCTCTTGTCGGTTTGATTCCAAGATTTTACGATATTCAGAAGGGAAGTTTGCTGGTAGGCGGCCGGGATGTGAAGGAGTGGACGATGGAGAGCCTGCGCAGCTCGATCGGCATGGTGCTGCAGGATAATTTTCTGTTTAGCGGCACCGTTCGCGAGAACATACTTTTTGGTAAACCAGGCAGCAGTGAAGAGGAGGTTTATGAGGCGGCCAGGGCGGCGAATGCGCATGAATTTATTATGGAATTGCCGAATGGCTATGACACGGAAGTCGGGGAGCGCGGCGTGAAGCTGTCCGGCGGGCAGAAGCAGCGTATTGCTATCGCGCGGGTATTCTTGAAGGATCCGCCGATTTTAATACTGGATGAAGCCACCTCGGCCCTGGATTTGGAGTCAGAGCATCTCATCCAGCAGTCGCTTCAGCAGCTCTCCAGAAGCCGGACGACCTTAATCGTTGCCCATCGCTTGTCCACGATCACTCATGCGGATCAAATTTTCGTCATGAAGAACGGCAGTATCGCCGAACGGGGAACGCACGAAGAGCTGATGGCTAAGGACGGGGTTTATGCCCAGCTCTACAGTATTCAGAATTTGAATCCCTAG
- a CDS encoding DUF441 domain-containing protein has product MSQVDVTSLILLFLAALGIFSSNLPITVAMIFLLLIRVLQLHSTFPWLEKYGLTVGIIILTIGVMTPVASGKIPLSVIWSSFFHWKSLLAIAVGMLVAWLGGRGAALMGSQPTVVAGLLIGTVLGVAFFRGVPVGPLIAAGILSLFIGKL; this is encoded by the coding sequence ATGAGCCAAGTCGATGTCACCTCGCTTATTCTGCTATTTCTAGCCGCGCTAGGTATTTTCAGCAGCAACTTGCCGATTACAGTTGCGATGATTTTCCTGCTGCTGATCCGTGTACTGCAGCTGCATTCCACTTTCCCCTGGCTAGAGAAGTACGGTTTGACGGTGGGCATCATCATTCTGACGATCGGCGTCATGACCCCTGTCGCGAGCGGCAAAATCCCCTTGTCCGTCATATGGTCTTCCTTTTTCCATTGGAAATCCCTGCTGGCCATTGCCGTAGGCATGCTTGTCGCATGGCTAGGCGGACGGGGAGCCGCGCTAATGGGCAGCCAGCCGACAGTCGTTGCAGGCTTGCTCATCGGCACGGTGCTTGGTGTAGCCTTCTTCCGCGGGGTTCCAGTCGGCCCGCTGATCGCGGCTGGCATTTTGTCGCTTTTTATCGGCAAGCTGTAG
- a CDS encoding YpdA family putative bacillithiol disulfide reductase, translating into MQDVIIIGAGPCGLSAAIECQRRGLHVLVLEKHSLVHSIYSYPTHMQFFSTPELLEIGDIPFSTPNDKPFRHEALAYYRGVSRHYNLQIASYEEATAIHRHEDGSFTVHSVTRSGEKWEYQARNVIISTGYFDHPNMLGIPGEEMDKVSHYFREAHPYTGTKVVIIGGSNSAVDAALELIRVGAQVTIVYRRDSISEQIKPWVRPIFESMVNRGKIDLRLSSRVIDIAQDHVIIESELGREKILNDFVLALTGFHPDRKLLFQAGVKMSGEADKPVFDPETMESNVPGLYVAGVIASGSNANEVFIETGRKHGVLIAEHIVASRSGEA; encoded by the coding sequence ATGCAAGACGTAATTATCATCGGTGCTGGTCCTTGCGGACTCTCGGCGGCCATAGAATGCCAGCGGCGGGGACTTCACGTTCTCGTACTCGAGAAGCATTCTCTTGTTCATTCCATTTATTCTTATCCGACGCATATGCAGTTTTTTAGCACGCCGGAACTGCTGGAAATCGGGGATATTCCCTTCAGCACGCCTAACGATAAGCCCTTCCGCCATGAAGCTTTGGCCTATTACCGTGGAGTCAGCCGCCATTATAATCTGCAGATCGCTTCCTACGAGGAAGCCACGGCGATCCACCGTCACGAAGACGGCAGCTTTACCGTTCATTCAGTCACGCGGAGCGGCGAGAAGTGGGAATACCAAGCCCGCAACGTCATTATATCCACAGGTTATTTCGATCATCCGAACATGCTCGGCATCCCGGGTGAAGAGATGGATAAGGTATCCCACTATTTCCGGGAGGCGCATCCGTACACGGGCACGAAAGTTGTGATCATCGGTGGCAGCAACTCCGCAGTCGATGCAGCGCTGGAATTGATTCGCGTCGGAGCACAGGTAACGATCGTGTACCGCCGGGACAGCATCTCGGAGCAGATCAAGCCATGGGTAAGGCCGATCTTTGAAAGCATGGTCAACCGCGGAAAGATCGATCTAAGACTATCTTCCCGGGTTATCGATATTGCCCAAGATCATGTCATTATCGAATCCGAGCTCGGCCGGGAGAAAATTTTGAACGATTTCGTGCTGGCCCTTACCGGCTTTCACCCGGACCGAAAGCTGCTGTTCCAGGCAGGCGTCAAGATGTCAGGCGAAGCGGATAAGCCGGTCTTCGACCCGGAAACGATGGAGAGCAACGTGCCCGGACTTTATGTTGCCGGTGTTATCGCCTCTGGAAGCAACGCCAATGAGGTATTCATCGAAACCGGCCGCAAACATGGCGTGCTGATCGCCGAGCACATCGTAGCCAGCAGATCGGGAGAGGCTTGA
- a CDS encoding alpha/beta hydrolase → MALIQCRFFSEVLGLSTSMTVILPQPAKAQIGLGGSEVSGPFPALYLLHGLSDDDSIWLRRTSIERYVAELGLAVIMPQVDVSFYTDMAAGKRYWTFISEELPYICRSFFPLSQRREDTFVAGLSMGGYGAFKLALRKPDTFSAAASLSGALDVSVNRIDEVRRPIENNNPSLYEQIFGPAGPKGTENDLLYLLKTVDPASAPRLYQCCGTEDFLYEQNIRFRDACRNSGFDLTYEEGPGNHDWAYWDARIQDVLAWLPLNRA, encoded by the coding sequence ATGGCTTTAATTCAATGCCGTTTTTTCTCCGAGGTACTGGGCCTCTCCACTTCCATGACGGTCATTTTACCCCAGCCTGCCAAAGCGCAAATCGGATTGGGCGGCAGCGAAGTATCCGGTCCTTTTCCCGCTTTGTATTTGCTGCATGGACTGTCGGATGACGATTCGATCTGGCTGCGCCGGACATCGATAGAACGTTATGTTGCCGAGCTCGGACTTGCAGTCATCATGCCCCAAGTCGATGTCAGCTTCTATACAGATATGGCTGCCGGCAAACGATACTGGACTTTCATCAGCGAAGAGCTTCCTTATATATGCCGTTCCTTTTTTCCCCTGTCGCAGCGCCGCGAGGATACCTTCGTCGCCGGCCTGTCAATGGGCGGCTATGGCGCTTTCAAGCTGGCCTTGAGGAAGCCGGACACATTCTCAGCAGCCGCCAGCCTGTCTGGCGCCTTGGACGTATCGGTCAACCGGATCGATGAAGTGAGACGCCCGATCGAGAATAACAATCCGTCGCTTTACGAGCAAATATTCGGTCCTGCCGGCCCAAAAGGCACCGAAAATGATTTATTATATCTGCTCAAGACGGTTGACCCAGCTTCCGCCCCGCGGCTGTACCAGTGCTGCGGCACTGAAGATTTCCTGTACGAGCAAAACATCCGCTTCAGGGATGCATGCAGGAATTCCGGCTTTGATTTGACTTACGAGGAGGGTCCGGGAAACCATGATTGGGCCTACTGGGATGCGCGCATTCAGGATGTTCTAGCCTGGCTGCCGCTAAACAGAGCTTGA
- a CDS encoding MFS transporter → MEVPWRRNLVVLWLGVFFCSMAYSMVIPFMSLFIAHDLGITDHLTIWSGFTFGITFLASALIAPFWGSLSDKYGRKPMLLRAGFALCLVYVLNAFVRNPFELVIVRILTGLLSGYVPSAIALIATNTPEKKVGFCLGIMSTAGAAGGIIGPLAGGALSKFVGYRESFLAAGAIVLIPTLIAWLFVREYNFDKNKARSRVIDDLRSAAENRPLMQHLTVVLIVTASVMVLEPLLSLYVLHLGSTAADASFSSGIIFSAVGISTVLAAPVWAKIGERIGYRNTLIIGLVGGGLGNILQVFFHDIFGFGTLRFIYGLFFAAVFPALNALIVQTTEPEFRGRAFSLNQSAGQLGNMMGPIAGGTLAGWIAIPTVFVMNGMLLVATAAALKLNLGSKTSRPAGTNSSVGHY, encoded by the coding sequence ATGGAAGTCCCCTGGAGAAGAAATTTGGTTGTGCTTTGGCTCGGTGTGTTTTTTTGCAGTATGGCTTATTCCATGGTTATCCCCTTCATGTCCTTATTTATTGCCCATGATTTAGGCATTACCGATCATTTGACGATTTGGTCCGGCTTTACGTTTGGCATTACATTTCTGGCAAGCGCGCTAATCGCTCCCTTCTGGGGATCGCTATCTGACAAATACGGCCGGAAGCCGATGCTGCTGCGGGCGGGTTTTGCCCTCTGTCTAGTCTATGTACTGAATGCCTTCGTCAGAAATCCGTTCGAACTGGTCATCGTTCGTATTCTTACCGGTTTGCTCTCAGGTTATGTTCCGTCGGCGATCGCGCTGATTGCGACCAATACTCCGGAGAAGAAGGTAGGATTCTGTCTCGGCATTATGTCAACAGCCGGAGCGGCAGGAGGGATTATCGGCCCGCTCGCGGGCGGCGCTCTAAGCAAATTCGTCGGCTATCGGGAGTCCTTCCTTGCGGCTGGAGCTATCGTGCTTATTCCCACCTTGATCGCCTGGCTATTCGTCCGGGAATACAATTTTGACAAGAACAAAGCCCGCTCCCGTGTGATTGACGATTTGCGCTCTGCTGCCGAGAATCGTCCATTAATGCAGCATTTGACCGTCGTGCTCATCGTTACCGCCTCTGTGATGGTTCTTGAGCCGCTGCTATCGCTTTATGTGCTGCATTTGGGCTCTACCGCTGCAGATGCTTCCTTCAGCTCAGGTATTATTTTCTCGGCGGTGGGGATTTCTACCGTGCTCGCCGCTCCGGTATGGGCCAAAATTGGTGAACGGATCGGCTATCGGAATACGCTGATCATCGGCTTGGTTGGCGGAGGACTCGGCAATATTTTACAAGTGTTCTTTCACGACATTTTCGGGTTTGGCACACTGCGTTTCATCTACGGGTTGTTTTTCGCCGCCGTATTTCCCGCCCTCAATGCGCTGATCGTCCAAACGACAGAACCCGAATTCCGCGGCAGGGCGTTCAGTCTCAATCAATCCGCAGGGCAGCTCGGCAATATGATGGGGCCGATTGCTGGCGGAACGTTGGCGGGTTGGATAGCGATTCCCACTGTGTTCGTGATGAATGGGATGCTGCTTGTCGCGACAGCAGCAGCGCTGAAGCTGAATCTAGGGTCGAAGACCAGCCGCCCTGCAGGTACAAATTCATCCGTGGGCCATTATTAA
- a CDS encoding SDR family oxidoreductase: MTEKQGNRLRFQGKTAIVTGAGSGIGKATAIKLAKEGAKVALFDLIDDRTHSTEHQINEIYRGVSRSFDVDVSDPVRMEQAVKEAADHFGRIDIVFANAGINGTLAPVEEMTFEDWQRTLGINLNGTFLTVKHAVPYLKKQGGGSIIITSSINGNDRFSGFGMSAYSTTKAGQVAFAKMLALELAKFKIRVNVICPGAISTNIDSSSEVREELEEIIIPVEYPEGSQPLADGPGQPENVADLVAFLASDESVHITGARIVIDGAESLL, encoded by the coding sequence ATGACGGAGAAGCAGGGTAATCGACTTCGTTTTCAAGGAAAAACCGCGATTGTTACGGGGGCTGGCTCCGGGATCGGCAAGGCAACGGCTATCAAGCTGGCGAAGGAAGGCGCAAAAGTCGCGCTGTTTGATTTAATAGATGACCGTACGCACAGCACCGAGCACCAGATTAATGAAATCTATCGGGGGGTGTCGCGTTCGTTTGACGTCGACGTATCGGATCCGGTGCGAATGGAGCAGGCGGTTAAGGAAGCGGCGGACCATTTCGGACGCATTGATATTGTATTTGCTAATGCCGGCATTAACGGCACACTGGCTCCCGTAGAAGAAATGACGTTCGAGGATTGGCAGCGCACGCTGGGAATCAATTTAAACGGGACGTTTCTAACCGTGAAGCATGCTGTTCCGTATTTAAAAAAGCAGGGCGGCGGCAGCATTATCATCACAAGTTCGATCAACGGGAACGACCGCTTCTCCGGATTCGGCATGTCGGCTTACAGCACGACGAAGGCTGGCCAGGTCGCCTTTGCCAAAATGCTGGCTTTGGAGCTTGCGAAGTTCAAAATCCGCGTCAATGTCATTTGTCCCGGCGCCATCTCGACGAATATCGATTCTTCCTCAGAGGTCCGCGAAGAGCTGGAGGAGATTATCATTCCGGTGGAATACCCGGAAGGTTCGCAGCCGCTCGCGGACGGTCCGGGGCAACCGGAGAACGTTGCGGATTTGGTGGCGTTTCTCGCCTCTGATGAATCCGTGCACATTACCGGCGCCCGGATCGTTATCGATGGGGCCGAATCCCTGCTGTAG
- the hrpB gene encoding ATP-dependent helicase HrpB, which translates to MTRLPIDEVIPELKACLQSAGTAILLAEPGAGKTTRTPLELLQEPWLEGQGIVMLEPRRLAARSAAIYMAAQLGESVGQTVGYRTRTDSKTSGRTRITVVTEGILTRMLQHDPALMGVGLIIFDEFHERNLHGDIGLALALQSRELLRDDLRLLIMSATLNPEPLAELFGGASVIRSQGRTYPVETRYAAGPLSQAPLEQAVARAVRSALEQHDGSLLVFLPGAREIRRVERSLAPIVPGDVLLAPLYGALPAEQQQQAIAAAPPGKRKVVLATSIAESSLTIEGVTVVIDSGLRRTALFSPRTGMSRLVTVRAARDSADQRRGRAGRTAPGVCYRLWSEAEDRLLPERTAPEMLEADLTPLALELAAWGAGSPEELAWLDPPPAAPYRQAVRLLQQLGALDGEERITGHGRRMAELGLHPRLAHMLLKAADLGLGRPACRLAALLEERDLFRGAAGAGEDNDIRSRLALLMGKESLSRSTGVPLLQAEERDLQRVAAVSVQYERRLGIKELAQAGEEQWFEACGLLVSFAYPDRIAKRRADGRYLLRSGRGAVFARKQHLGESLYLAVAEVDDEGTEGRILLAAPLERDDLTQYYGEHIREERQAEWDEEAGTVRVRLRETLGAIVLREQPVQPVAEDLTKALLHAVATLGVGILPWNDKARQLQARIGFLRKLSERWPDFSDEALAESAGVWLAPYIAHFRKRSDLQSLSLAAIFDNELGWELKQELNAQAPTHLSVPSGSRVQIHYDQGEPYAAVRLQELFGMMDTPRIGYGKVPVIMHLLSPARRPVQVTADLRSFWDNAYFEVKKDLKGRYPKHYWPDDPLQATATNRVRPK; encoded by the coding sequence ATGACAAGGCTTCCTATTGATGAGGTTATTCCGGAGCTTAAGGCCTGTTTGCAGTCCGCGGGGACGGCCATTCTGCTCGCGGAGCCGGGAGCAGGCAAGACGACGCGCACGCCGCTTGAACTGCTCCAGGAGCCCTGGCTGGAGGGTCAGGGCATCGTTATGCTGGAGCCGCGGCGGCTTGCCGCCCGTTCGGCGGCGATTTATATGGCCGCGCAGCTTGGCGAGTCCGTTGGCCAGACGGTTGGCTACCGGACGAGAACTGACAGTAAAACATCGGGCCGGACAAGGATTACGGTTGTGACAGAAGGCATTCTGACGCGGATGCTGCAGCATGACCCGGCCTTGATGGGGGTCGGGCTGATTATTTTTGATGAGTTCCACGAGCGGAATTTGCATGGCGACATCGGTCTCGCCTTAGCGCTGCAGAGCCGTGAGCTGCTTCGGGACGATTTGCGGCTCTTGATTATGTCGGCAACGCTCAATCCCGAGCCGTTGGCCGAGCTGTTTGGCGGCGCGTCCGTCATTCGCAGCCAGGGGCGGACGTACCCGGTGGAGACCAGGTACGCGGCAGGGCCATTAAGCCAAGCTCCGTTGGAGCAGGCGGTGGCGCGAGCGGTACGCAGCGCGCTTGAGCAGCACGACGGGAGCTTGCTGGTGTTTTTGCCCGGCGCACGGGAAATTCGCCGGGTGGAGCGGTCGCTGGCACCTATCGTGCCAGGCGATGTGCTCTTGGCGCCGCTATACGGCGCGCTGCCTGCGGAGCAGCAGCAGCAGGCGATAGCGGCAGCGCCGCCGGGCAAGCGCAAGGTGGTGCTTGCCACGTCGATCGCGGAGTCAAGCCTGACGATCGAGGGCGTGACGGTGGTCATTGACAGCGGCTTGCGGCGTACGGCGCTGTTCTCCCCGCGCACCGGCATGAGCCGGCTGGTCACCGTGCGCGCCGCCCGGGACTCCGCTGACCAGCGGCGGGGGCGGGCCGGGCGTACGGCGCCCGGCGTGTGCTACCGCCTCTGGAGCGAAGCGGAGGACCGGCTGCTGCCCGAGCGTACGGCGCCGGAGATGCTGGAGGCGGATCTCACGCCGCTCGCTCTGGAGCTGGCGGCCTGGGGGGCGGGCTCGCCGGAAGAGCTCGCCTGGCTTGATCCGCCGCCTGCGGCGCCTTATCGGCAGGCCGTGCGGCTGCTGCAGCAGCTCGGAGCGCTTGACGGCGAAGAGCGCATTACCGGGCATGGGCGCAGGATGGCCGAGCTTGGGCTGCATCCGCGTCTGGCCCATATGCTGCTGAAGGCAGCGGATTTGGGACTGGGCCGGCCGGCCTGCCGTCTGGCCGCACTTCTGGAGGAGCGCGATTTGTTCAGAGGAGCGGCTGGAGCGGGTGAAGACAACGATATCCGCAGCCGGCTGGCTCTGCTGATGGGGAAGGAAAGTTTGTCCCGGAGCACGGGAGTCCCGTTGCTTCAGGCGGAAGAACGCGATCTTCAGCGAGTGGCAGCCGTAAGCGTCCAATATGAGCGGAGGCTTGGGATCAAGGAATTAGCGCAAGCGGGAGAAGAGCAATGGTTTGAGGCTTGCGGCCTGCTGGTGTCGTTTGCATATCCAGACCGGATCGCCAAACGCAGAGCTGACGGCAGATATTTGCTGCGCAGCGGCCGCGGCGCTGTCTTCGCCAGGAAGCAGCATCTTGGAGAATCTCTCTATCTAGCTGTTGCAGAAGTTGATGATGAAGGGACAGAGGGGCGGATTTTATTGGCTGCTCCCCTGGAACGGGATGATTTGACGCAGTATTACGGTGAACATATCCGGGAAGAGAGACAGGCGGAATGGGATGAGGAAGCAGGGACCGTCCGTGTTCGTCTGCGGGAGACGCTAGGGGCGATTGTGCTTCGGGAACAGCCGGTTCAGCCTGTGGCCGAGGATTTGACGAAGGCGCTGCTGCATGCCGTAGCAACGCTTGGCGTGGGGATTCTGCCTTGGAATGACAAGGCTCGGCAGCTGCAGGCCCGCATCGGATTTCTCCGCAAGCTGAGCGAGCGCTGGCCGGATTTCTCCGACGAAGCTTTGGCGGAATCTGCGGGAGTATGGCTCGCGCCTTACATCGCCCATTTTCGCAAACGATCGGACTTGCAGTCCCTGTCCCTGGCGGCGATTTTTGATAATGAGCTGGGGTGGGAGCTGAAGCAGGAATTGAATGCACAGGCGCCAACGCATTTGTCAGTACCCAGCGGCTCCCGAGTTCAGATCCATTATGATCAGGGAGAGCCATATGCCGCAGTCCGTCTGCAGGAGCTATTCGGCATGATGGACACGCCTCGCATCGGCTACGGAAAGGTCCCGGTTATCATGCACCTGCTGTCACCAGCTAGGCGTCCCGTACAGGTTACGGCCGATTTGCGGAGTTTTTGGGACAACGCTTATTTCGAGGTGAAGAAGGATTTGAAGGGCCGCTACCCGAAGCATTATTGGCCGGATGACCCGCTTCAGGCCACGGCGACGAATCGAGTGCGCCCGAAATGA
- a CDS encoding response regulator, with protein sequence MKVRVLVVDDHPHAREAIGEILSDDDCFEIIGYAENGDEALLQTELWMPDLILMDIHMPGKDGLETTREIKLKYPYVKIVLITVSDDAAHLFEALKQGAQGYLLKNLEPGTWLQYLRAVASDEAPLSSELAFRILQEFPLSKKNNSADHPLTSREREILNWVAKGLTNREIAKELQISDQTVKNHLKNILQKLHLENRVQLTRYALEQGWIES encoded by the coding sequence ATGAAGGTAAGAGTGTTAGTCGTTGACGATCATCCCCATGCCCGCGAGGCCATCGGTGAAATATTGTCGGACGATGACTGCTTTGAAATTATCGGATATGCCGAGAATGGAGACGAAGCCCTGCTGCAGACAGAGCTGTGGATGCCTGATCTTATATTGATGGATATCCATATGCCGGGCAAAGACGGTTTGGAAACAACGAGGGAAATTAAGCTGAAATATCCTTACGTCAAAATTGTGCTGATCACCGTCTCCGACGATGCAGCTCATCTGTTTGAAGCGCTGAAGCAGGGAGCGCAGGGCTATTTGCTGAAGAACCTGGAGCCGGGCACCTGGCTGCAATATTTGCGGGCGGTCGCCAGTGACGAAGCCCCGCTGTCCAGTGAGCTGGCTTTCCGGATTCTTCAGGAATTTCCGCTGTCCAAGAAAAATAACAGCGCTGATCACCCGCTTACGAGCCGGGAACGCGAGATTTTGAACTGGGTCGCCAAAGGGTTGACCAACCGGGAAATCGCCAAGGAACTGCAAATTTCCGATCAGACGGTCAAAAACCACTTGAAAAACATTTTGCAAAAGCTGCATTTGGAAAACCGCGTGCAATTGACGAGATATGCTTTGGAGCAAGGTTGGATCGAAAGCTAG